GGAAAAGACCGTCAACACCAACGGCAACAGCGGCTCGCGCCAAATAGGGAACCATTTCCCGCTCCCCCCCCGATGCCTTACCGGTTCCTCCAGGCAATTGAACGCTATGAGTCCCATCGTAGACCACAGGATAACCCAAGGCCCGCATAAGAGGAAGAGAACGAAAATCACTGACCAGATTATTATACCCGAAAGAAACCCCTCTTTCCGTCACGATAATTTTATGATTTCCGGTTGTTTCGGCCTTGGCAATGACATTCGCAATATCCCTCGGAGCGAGGAATTGACCTTTCTTGATATTGATGACCTTTGCCTGGCGCGCCACTTCAACGATGAAATCTGTCTGTCGGCAGAGAAAAGCGGGGATCTGTACGATATCGAGTACCTCGGAGGCGGGGCCGATCTCTTCAAATCGATGGACATCAGAAAGGACCGGGATTTTCAATT
This Deltaproteobacteria bacterium DNA region includes the following protein-coding sequences:
- the kdsA gene encoding 3-deoxy-8-phosphooctulonate synthase; amino-acid sequence: MVEQVVINERVAIGGQREGIVLIAGPCVIEDQQSTRDTACYLKNLTEELGIPFVFKASYDKANRTSADSFRGPGLTEGLRILKAIRDELKIPVLSDVHRFEEIGPASEVLDIVQIPAFLCRQTDFIVEVARQAKVINIKKGQFLAPRDIANVIAKAETTGNHKIIVTERGVSFGYNNLVSDFRSLPLMRALGYPVVYDGTHSVQLPGGTGKASGGEREMVPYLARAAVAVGVDGLFLEVHPNPDRALCDGPNSLQLETLPFLLKVLKEIDGIVKNP